The Micromonospora krabiensis genome window below encodes:
- a CDS encoding TcmI family type II polyketide cyclase — protein MDRSLIIAKVVPTAETQVAEIFAESDATELPHLAGVRHRSLYRLHDLYVHLLETELPGDTAVEAVRGHPEFARVSARLAPYVTPYSPQWREPRDALARCFYRFDAPASVGRRP, from the coding sequence ATGGATCGATCGCTCATCATCGCGAAGGTGGTCCCGACCGCGGAGACGCAGGTCGCGGAGATCTTCGCGGAATCCGACGCCACGGAGCTGCCACACCTGGCCGGCGTACGCCACCGGTCGCTCTACCGGCTGCACGACCTGTACGTGCACCTGCTCGAGACCGAGCTGCCGGGGGACACCGCGGTCGAGGCGGTGCGCGGCCACCCGGAGTTCGCCCGGGTCAGCGCCCGACTCGCGCCGTACGTCACGCCGTACTCGCCGCAGTGGCGCGAGCCGCGCGACGCCCTGGCGCGCTGCTTCTACCGCTTCGACGCCCCGGCGTCGGTCGGGCGGCGGCCGTGA
- the accB gene encoding acetyl-CoA carboxylase biotin carboxyl carrier protein has product MAPVPAEPATGGPDGTDAVLAGLRRHAQHLVAELAGPVRRVRLRSGETVLEVEWHGSVALPPAAPTTVAEAPAVARPAPPPAADEPDADPHATVRAPIVGTFYRAPEPGAAPYVAVGDLVRPGQVVGIVEAMKLMNEVTADRGGRVAAVLAEDGQPVEYDQPLLALDPA; this is encoded by the coding sequence GTGGCGCCGGTGCCCGCCGAACCGGCGACCGGCGGCCCGGACGGCACGGACGCGGTGCTCGCCGGGCTCCGCCGGCACGCCCAGCACCTGGTCGCCGAACTGGCCGGTCCGGTCCGCCGGGTGCGGCTGCGCAGCGGCGAGACCGTGCTGGAGGTGGAGTGGCACGGCAGCGTCGCGCTCCCCCCGGCGGCGCCGACCACGGTCGCCGAGGCGCCGGCCGTGGCCCGCCCGGCACCGCCACCGGCCGCCGACGAGCCGGACGCGGACCCGCACGCCACGGTCCGCGCGCCGATCGTCGGCACCTTCTACCGGGCGCCGGAGCCGGGCGCCGCCCCGTACGTCGCGGTCGGCGACCTGGTCCGACCCGGCCAGGTGGTCGGGATCGTCGAGGCGATGAAGCTGATGAACGAGGTGACCGCGGACCGGGGCGGGCGGGTCGCCGCCGTGCTGGCCGAGGACGGGCAGCCGGTGGAGTACGACCAGCCGCTGCTCGCGCTGGATCCGGCCTGA
- a CDS encoding SRPBCC family protein — protein MTVTRGHPLTTEITDILVAHCGLDAEAAANAPAASLEELGLDSLALLELSAVVADRYRVQIPEQAAQLSIPAVADLVARGSEQPGHTENSIVIDAPLPLVWDITNDVANWTELFTEYAVVEILHREGDTVRFRLTMYPDENGVSWSWVSERTADPATRQVHARRVETGPFEYMRIHWWYAAEPEGTRMTWVQDFAMKPTAPVDNAAMTDRINANSAVQLAVIKERIERRVRTGEIAVVGGAGVGDE, from the coding sequence ATGACCGTCACCCGAGGCCACCCGCTGACCACCGAGATCACCGACATCCTGGTGGCCCACTGCGGACTCGACGCCGAGGCCGCCGCCAACGCCCCGGCCGCCTCCCTGGAGGAGCTCGGCCTGGACTCGCTCGCGCTGCTCGAACTCTCCGCCGTCGTCGCCGACCGCTACCGGGTGCAGATACCCGAGCAGGCCGCGCAGCTCAGCATCCCGGCCGTCGCCGACCTCGTCGCCCGCGGCTCCGAGCAGCCGGGGCACACCGAGAACAGCATCGTCATCGACGCTCCGCTGCCGCTGGTCTGGGACATCACCAACGACGTGGCGAACTGGACGGAGCTGTTCACCGAGTACGCCGTGGTGGAGATCCTGCACCGCGAGGGTGACACGGTGCGGTTCCGGCTCACCATGTACCCGGACGAGAACGGGGTCTCGTGGAGCTGGGTCAGCGAGCGCACCGCCGACCCGGCGACCCGGCAGGTGCACGCCCGACGGGTGGAGACCGGGCCGTTCGAGTACATGCGGATCCACTGGTGGTACGCCGCCGAGCCGGAGGGCACCCGGATGACCTGGGTGCAGGACTTCGCGATGAAGCCGACCGCCCCGGTGGACAACGCCGCCATGACCGACCGGATCAACGCCAACAGCGCCGTGCAGCTCGCCGTCATCAAGGAGCGGATCGAGCGGCGGGTGCGTACCGGCGAGATCGCGGTCGTGGGTGGAGCGGGGGTCGGCGATGAATGA
- a CDS encoding cupin domain-containing protein, which translates to MNERTLGLVAARDVPADRRRGGELRVLLGPRTVGATSGFLGVAALQPGERIAEHYHPYSEEFLYVARGAITVDLDDEPVPLDAGEALFVPLNVRHRLRNTGDEPAEVVFHLGPLAPRPELGHVDTELVEQRGTS; encoded by the coding sequence ATGAATGAGCGCACCCTGGGCCTCGTCGCCGCGCGGGACGTGCCGGCGGACCGCCGCCGTGGCGGGGAGCTGCGGGTGCTGCTCGGCCCGCGTACCGTCGGCGCCACCTCCGGCTTCCTCGGCGTGGCCGCCCTCCAGCCGGGGGAACGCATCGCCGAGCACTACCACCCCTACAGCGAGGAGTTCCTCTACGTCGCGCGGGGCGCCATCACGGTGGACCTGGACGACGAACCGGTGCCGCTGGACGCGGGCGAGGCACTGTTCGTGCCGCTCAACGTCCGCCACCGACTGCGCAACACCGGCGACGAGCCGGCCGAGGTCGTCTTCCACCTGGGGCCCCTCGCGCCCCGACCGGAACTCGGTCACGTCGACACGGAGCTGGTCGAACAGCGAGGCACGTCATGA
- a CDS encoding acetyl-CoA carboxylase biotin carboxylase subunit: protein MFDKVLIANRGEIALRVLRACRELGIRTAVVYSAADAESAAVRLADQAVRIGPAASRRSYLNAAAIVEAARQVGAQAVHPGYGFLSEDADFAEICAENGLTFIGPPPQVMAALADKSSARALMSRAGLPLPAGSVQPVVTVDAAVEVAAGIGYPVIVKAAAGGGGRGMTVVWSPADLPRAYAKTRAAALAAFGDDRVYVERYLTDARHVEVQVLCDAHGNGVHLGTRDCSVQRRHQKLVEEAPAPALSAATLDTIAETALRGALAVGFTGAGTLEFLVDAEERFHFLEINCRIQVEHPVTEMITGIDLVHEQLHIAAGVPLRWSQDEIRPRGVAVECRVNVEDPDRGFAPTPGRLERFVPPGGPFTRVDTHGRPGYVVGPHYDSLLAKVVVWAPDRELALNRLERALDEFEIGGPGVRTTIPFVRRVLDDAAFRKGRYTTGLVDRLLAVDPPPDPAAPEQPAPPAPPEQAAPAGDAPTSTAPRPPAAPVTATRPPAPAGSSA, encoded by the coding sequence ATGTTCGACAAGGTGCTGATCGCCAACCGGGGTGAGATCGCCCTGCGGGTGCTGCGCGCGTGCCGCGAACTCGGTATCCGTACGGCCGTGGTCTACTCCGCCGCGGACGCCGAGTCGGCCGCGGTGCGCCTCGCCGACCAGGCCGTTCGGATCGGGCCGGCGGCCAGCCGCCGCAGCTACCTCAACGCCGCCGCCATCGTGGAGGCGGCCCGCCAGGTCGGCGCCCAGGCGGTGCACCCCGGCTACGGGTTCCTGTCCGAGGACGCCGACTTCGCCGAGATCTGCGCCGAGAACGGCCTGACCTTCATCGGCCCGCCCCCGCAGGTGATGGCCGCGCTGGCCGACAAGTCCTCGGCCCGGGCCCTGATGAGCCGCGCCGGCCTGCCGCTGCCGGCGGGCAGCGTCCAGCCGGTGGTCACCGTGGACGCGGCCGTCGAGGTGGCCGCCGGGATCGGTTACCCCGTGATCGTCAAGGCGGCGGCCGGGGGCGGCGGGCGCGGCATGACCGTCGTGTGGTCACCGGCCGACCTGCCCCGGGCGTACGCGAAGACCCGTGCCGCCGCGCTGGCCGCCTTCGGCGACGACCGGGTGTACGTCGAGCGGTACCTGACCGACGCCCGACACGTCGAGGTGCAGGTGCTCTGCGACGCGCACGGCAACGGGGTGCACCTGGGCACCCGGGACTGCTCGGTGCAGCGGCGCCACCAGAAGCTGGTGGAGGAGGCACCCGCGCCGGCGCTGTCCGCCGCCACCCTGGACACCATCGCCGAGACCGCGCTGCGCGGCGCCCTGGCGGTCGGGTTCACCGGCGCGGGCACCCTGGAGTTCCTGGTCGACGCCGAGGAACGGTTCCACTTCCTGGAGATCAACTGCCGGATCCAGGTGGAGCACCCGGTCACCGAGATGATCACCGGGATAGACCTGGTGCACGAGCAGCTGCACATCGCCGCCGGGGTGCCGCTGCGCTGGAGCCAGGACGAGATCCGCCCCCGTGGGGTGGCGGTGGAGTGCCGGGTCAACGTGGAGGACCCGGACCGCGGCTTCGCGCCCACACCCGGCCGGTTGGAGCGGTTCGTGCCGCCCGGCGGCCCGTTCACCCGGGTGGACACCCACGGCCGGCCCGGCTACGTGGTCGGCCCGCACTACGACTCGCTGCTCGCCAAGGTGGTCGTCTGGGCACCGGACCGCGAGCTGGCGCTCAACCGGCTCGAACGCGCCCTCGACGAGTTCGAGATCGGCGGGCCGGGAGTGCGGACGACGATCCCGTTCGTCCGGCGCGTCCTCGACGACGCCGCGTTCCGCAAGGGTCGCTACACCACCGGCCTGGTCGACCGGCTGCTCGCCGTCGACCCGCCACCCGACCCGGCCGCACCGGAGCAGCCCGCACCGCCCGCCCCGCCGGAGCAGGCCGCACCCGCCGGGGACGCCCCGACGTCCACCGCACCTCGACCACCGGCCGCGCCGGTGACCGCCACCCGTCCGCCGGCCCCGGCCGGATCGTCCGCATGA
- a CDS encoding beta-ketoacyl synthase N-terminal-like domain-containing protein, with amino-acid sequence MTARAVVTGIGVVAPSGVGADAHWRTVLTGTRRTGPITLFDPAGYPTRLAGEVPGFDSGGWAESRQLVQTDRWTHLGFAATRLALADAGLPEKATDPYGYAVTLASSSGGNLFGQRELQRLWGGPSRTVGAYQSIAWFYAASVGQLSIHHQLKGPCGVLVSEAAGGLDSLAHAVRSVRRGTPVVIAGGTECPLSPYALACQLRSGLLSDVADPERAYRPFDAGASGYLPAEGGAVFVVEELGHALARGARVYGELTGWAATHDAAHTGPDSAGDPTQYARAMRLALERAGVGPEAVDLVLPDALGVARYDRSEATALRTVFGDRPPPVSTAKPLTGRAHQGGSALDVATALLAFRHDTLPASAGPDEVADGCELDFLREHRRPRSRVALVCARGFDGFNSALVLRGAAPSREDDDD; translated from the coding sequence GTGACCGCGCGGGCGGTGGTCACCGGCATCGGGGTGGTCGCGCCGAGCGGCGTCGGCGCCGACGCGCACTGGCGTACGGTGCTGACCGGCACCCGCCGCACCGGCCCGATCACCCTGTTCGACCCGGCCGGCTACCCGACCCGCCTCGCCGGCGAGGTGCCCGGCTTCGACTCCGGCGGTTGGGCGGAGAGCCGCCAGCTCGTGCAGACCGACCGGTGGACCCACCTGGGGTTCGCGGCCACCCGGCTGGCGCTGGCCGACGCCGGGCTGCCGGAGAAGGCCACCGACCCGTACGGGTACGCGGTCACCCTCGCCAGCTCCTCGGGCGGCAACCTGTTTGGCCAGCGGGAACTGCAGCGGCTGTGGGGCGGCCCGTCGCGCACGGTCGGGGCGTACCAGTCGATCGCCTGGTTCTACGCCGCCAGCGTCGGGCAGCTCAGCATCCACCACCAGCTGAAGGGCCCGTGCGGGGTGCTGGTCAGCGAGGCGGCCGGCGGCCTGGACAGCCTCGCGCACGCCGTCCGGTCGGTGCGCCGGGGCACCCCCGTGGTGATCGCCGGCGGCACCGAGTGCCCGCTGAGCCCGTACGCCCTGGCCTGCCAGCTGCGTTCCGGTCTGCTCAGCGACGTGGCCGACCCGGAGCGGGCCTACCGCCCGTTCGACGCCGGCGCCAGCGGCTACCTGCCGGCCGAGGGCGGCGCGGTCTTCGTGGTGGAGGAGCTGGGGCACGCGCTGGCGCGGGGCGCCCGGGTCTACGGCGAGCTGACCGGCTGGGCGGCCACCCACGACGCCGCGCACACCGGCCCGGACAGCGCGGGCGACCCCACGCAGTACGCCCGGGCGATGCGGCTGGCCCTGGAGCGGGCCGGCGTCGGGCCGGAGGCGGTGGACCTGGTGCTGCCCGACGCGCTGGGCGTGGCCCGCTACGACCGGAGCGAGGCGACGGCGCTGCGGACGGTGTTCGGCGACCGGCCGCCACCGGTGAGCACCGCGAAGCCGCTGACCGGGCGCGCCCACCAGGGCGGCTCCGCCCTGGACGTGGCGACGGCGCTGCTCGCCTTCCGCCACGACACCCTGCCCGCCTCGGCGGGACCGGACGAGGTGGCCGACGGCTGCGAGCTGGACTTCCTGCGCGAGCACCGGCGGCCGCGCAGCCGGGTGGCGCTGGTCTGCGCGCGGGGCTTCGACGGGTTCAACAGCGCACTGGTGCTGCGCGGGGCGGCACCGTCGAGGGAGGACGACGATGACTGA
- a CDS encoding acetyl-CoA carboxylase carboxyltransferase subunit alpha has translation MTATAPREEQLWSRCGGCATLLYRKRLRRNLDVCPECGVHARLGAPDRVRQLVDPGTFRPLPHRPADVDPIDFVDVVPYPHRLTAARAGTGLPEAVLCGTATLGGHPATLAVMDFRFLGGSLGCAVGELITCAAERALDDRVPLILVTASGGARMQEGVLSLMQMATVSQAVAALREAGLLTVSVLTDPTYGGVAASFATNTDVVVAESGARMGFAGPRVIRQVTGRALPDGFQTADFLLRHGQVDMVVPRRALRGRLVALLAAARAARPSATRPPAPRRPAKAPTPDPAPTAPADGDPWATVRLARHPGRPTTLDYLESAFDGFVELHGDRLGGDCPAVVGGVARVDGHPVMVIGHQKGHTTAELVARNFGMASPAGHRKALRLMRLAARLGLPVVTLVDTPGADPGVGAEEQGQAAAIAENILALTVLPTPVIAVVTGEGGSGGALALAVADRVLMLEHAVYSVISPEGCAAILWPDRSAAPQAARALRLTAPDLRRLGVVDEIVPEPEGAAHVAPEATARALRDVVRDNLLPLLDVPAATLVRLRRQRFRRFGAARASLRAGAR, from the coding sequence GTGACCGCCACCGCCCCGCGCGAGGAGCAGCTCTGGTCCCGCTGCGGGGGGTGCGCCACCCTGCTCTACCGCAAGCGACTGCGGCGCAACCTGGACGTCTGCCCGGAGTGCGGGGTGCACGCCCGGCTCGGTGCCCCGGACCGGGTGCGGCAGCTCGTGGACCCGGGAACGTTCCGGCCGCTGCCCCACCGGCCCGCCGACGTGGACCCCATCGACTTCGTCGACGTGGTGCCGTACCCGCACCGGCTCACCGCGGCCCGCGCCGGCACCGGGCTGCCCGAGGCCGTGCTCTGCGGCACCGCCACCCTCGGCGGCCACCCCGCGACGCTCGCCGTGATGGACTTCCGCTTCCTGGGCGGAAGCCTCGGCTGCGCGGTCGGCGAGCTGATCACCTGCGCGGCCGAGCGCGCGCTGGACGACCGCGTACCGCTGATCCTCGTCACCGCCTCCGGCGGCGCGCGGATGCAGGAGGGTGTGCTGTCGCTGATGCAGATGGCGACGGTCAGCCAGGCCGTCGCGGCGCTGCGCGAGGCGGGGCTGCTCACCGTCAGCGTGCTCACCGACCCCACGTACGGAGGGGTGGCCGCGTCCTTCGCCACCAACACCGACGTGGTGGTCGCCGAGAGCGGCGCACGGATGGGCTTCGCCGGCCCCCGGGTGATCCGACAGGTCACCGGGCGGGCACTGCCGGACGGCTTCCAGACCGCCGACTTCCTGCTGCGGCACGGCCAGGTCGACATGGTGGTGCCCCGTCGCGCGTTGCGGGGCCGGCTGGTGGCGCTGCTCGCCGCCGCGCGGGCCGCCCGCCCATCCGCCACGCGACCGCCGGCGCCCCGCCGCCCGGCGAAGGCGCCGACACCCGACCCGGCCCCGACGGCCCCCGCCGACGGAGACCCGTGGGCGACCGTACGCCTGGCGCGGCACCCCGGCCGACCGACCACCCTGGACTACCTGGAGTCCGCGTTCGACGGCTTCGTCGAGCTGCACGGCGACCGGCTCGGCGGCGACTGTCCCGCCGTCGTCGGCGGCGTCGCCCGCGTCGACGGTCACCCGGTCATGGTCATCGGTCACCAGAAGGGCCACACCACCGCCGAGCTGGTTGCCCGTAACTTCGGCATGGCCAGCCCCGCCGGACACCGCAAGGCCCTTCGGCTGATGCGTCTGGCCGCGCGGCTCGGCCTGCCGGTGGTGACACTGGTGGACACGCCGGGCGCCGATCCGGGCGTGGGCGCCGAGGAGCAGGGCCAGGCGGCGGCCATCGCCGAGAACATCCTCGCCCTCACCGTCCTGCCCACTCCGGTGATCGCGGTGGTCACCGGCGAGGGTGGCAGCGGCGGGGCGCTCGCCCTCGCCGTGGCGGACCGGGTGCTCATGCTGGAGCACGCCGTCTACTCGGTGATCAGCCCCGAGGGCTGCGCCGCGATCCTGTGGCCGGACCGGTCGGCGGCGCCGCAGGCGGCCCGGGCGCTGCGGTTGACCGCGCCGGACCTGCGTCGCCTCGGCGTCGTCGACGAGATCGTGCCGGAGCCCGAGGGCGCCGCGCACGTCGCCCCGGAGGCGACCGCGCGGGCGTTGCGCGACGTGGTGCGGGACAACCTGCTGCCGCTGCTCGACGTGCCGGCCGCGACGCTGGTGCGCCTGCGCCGGCAACGCTTCCGGCGCTTCGGCGCGGCCCGCGCCAGCCTCCGGGCGGGTGCCCGGTGA
- a CDS encoding beta-ketoacyl-[acyl-carrier-protein] synthase family protein, whose protein sequence is MSGRRTVVTGIGVVAPGGVTRDRFWKSITEGRTATRRITFFDPSPFRSRIAAECDFDPVAAGLTEVDRRRSDRYVQFALACADEAVADAGLALTDAERERAGVVLGTAVGGTMALEQQYVEVSDSGRRWLVDPARGGPYLYQALVPSSLAADVACRHGLHGPAQVVSTGCTSGIDAIGYAHQLIADGEVDVVLAGAADSPISPVTVASFDAIKATSPDNDDPAHASRPFDADRHGFVLAEGAAVLVLEEAGHARRRGAHVYCEVAGYANHSNGYHMTGLRPDGVEMALAISAALRQARIAPEDVSYISAHGSGTRQNDRHETAAFKRALGDAAYRVPVSSIKSMVGHSLGAIGSIEMAACALAIEFGVVPPTANWTTRDPECDLDYVPNEARELPVDTALSVGSGFGGFQSAMIFRRLSGAVAA, encoded by the coding sequence ATGAGTGGGCGCCGCACGGTGGTGACCGGGATCGGCGTGGTCGCCCCGGGCGGCGTCACCCGGGACCGGTTCTGGAAGTCGATCACCGAGGGTCGGACGGCCACCCGGCGGATCACCTTCTTCGACCCGTCGCCGTTCCGGTCCCGGATCGCCGCCGAGTGCGACTTCGACCCGGTCGCCGCCGGTCTCACCGAGGTCGACCGACGCCGCTCCGACCGGTACGTGCAGTTCGCCCTGGCCTGCGCCGACGAGGCGGTCGCCGACGCCGGCCTGGCGCTCACCGACGCCGAGCGGGAGCGGGCCGGGGTGGTGCTCGGCACCGCGGTGGGCGGCACCATGGCGTTGGAGCAGCAGTACGTCGAGGTCAGCGACTCCGGCCGGCGCTGGCTGGTCGACCCGGCCCGCGGCGGCCCGTACCTCTACCAGGCCCTCGTGCCGAGCAGCCTCGCCGCGGACGTCGCCTGCCGGCACGGGCTGCACGGCCCGGCCCAGGTGGTCTCCACCGGCTGCACCTCCGGCATCGACGCCATCGGCTACGCCCACCAGCTCATCGCCGACGGCGAGGTCGACGTCGTCCTCGCCGGGGCCGCCGACTCGCCGATCTCGCCGGTCACCGTCGCGTCCTTCGACGCGATCAAGGCGACCAGCCCGGACAACGACGACCCCGCGCACGCCTCCCGACCCTTCGACGCCGACCGGCACGGTTTCGTGCTCGCCGAGGGCGCGGCGGTGCTGGTGCTGGAGGAGGCCGGGCACGCCCGCCGGCGGGGCGCGCACGTCTACTGCGAGGTCGCCGGGTACGCCAACCACAGCAACGGCTACCACATGACCGGGCTGCGGCCGGACGGGGTGGAGATGGCGCTGGCCATCAGCGCGGCGCTGCGGCAGGCCCGGATCGCGCCGGAGGACGTGTCGTACATCAGCGCCCACGGCTCCGGCACGCGGCAGAACGACCGGCACGAGACCGCCGCGTTCAAGCGCGCGCTGGGCGACGCCGCGTACCGGGTGCCGGTCAGCTCCATCAAGTCGATGGTGGGCCACTCGCTGGGCGCGATCGGCTCGATCGAGATGGCGGCCTGTGCGCTGGCGATCGAGTTCGGGGTGGTGCCGCCGACGGCCAACTGGACCACCCGCGACCCGGAGTGCGACCTGGACTACGTGCCGAACGAGGCGCGGGAGCTGCCGGTCGACACGGCCCTGTCGGTGGGCAGCGGCTTCGGCGGCTTCCAGTCCGCGATGATCTTCCGTCGGCTGTCCGGGGCGGTCGCCGCGTGA